One segment of Panicum virgatum strain AP13 chromosome 3K, P.virgatum_v5, whole genome shotgun sequence DNA contains the following:
- the LOC120700947 gene encoding putative cyclin-dependent kinase F-2 — MPSFLFVVDLFEFDAAAAAASPRAQPVVKSSCRYEKIEAVGAGAFGVVYRARDRRTGEIVAMKCLNADDFDDGRLGSMFADEVGALEACRGVPCVVQLRDACRRDPATGEAFIVMEFIGPALSDAARGGGGGARQLLAGAAGMHAAGLMHRDLKPDNVLVDARGGGLKIGDLGKSRAVAVAFQEV, encoded by the coding sequence ATGCCATCGTTTCTGTTCGTTGTTGATCTTTTCGAGTTCgatgcggcggcagcagcagcgtctCCTCGCGCCCAGCCCGTCGTCAAGAGCAGCTGCCGCTACGAGAAGATCGAGGCGGTCGGCGCGGGCGCCTTCGGCGTCGTGTACCGGGCCCGGGACCGCCGCACCGGCGAGATCGTGGCCATGAAGTGCCTGAACGCGGACGACTTCGACGACGGCCGCCTCGGCTCCATGTTCGCCGACGAGGTCGGCGCGCTCGAGGCTTGCCGCGGCGTCCCGTGCGTCGTGCAGCTGCGCGACGCCTGCCGCCGCGATCCGGCCACCGGCGAGGCCTTCATCGTCATGGAGTTCATCGGGCCGGCGCTCAGCGACgccgcgaggggcggcggcggcggcgcgcggcagctCCTCGCTGGCGCCGCGGGCATGCACGCCGCCGGCCTCATGCACCGGGACCTGAAGCCCGACAACGTCCTCGTcgacgcccgcggcggcggcctcaagATCGGCGACCTCGGCAAGTCGcgtgccgtcgccgtcgcgttcCAGGAAGTGTAG